From Tepidisphaeraceae bacterium, a single genomic window includes:
- a CDS encoding MFS transporter, with amino-acid sequence MALVTVAWLFGSVWVTTTSGAPLTMFAQALHLSRFEFGVLSALPFLASLLSLPASVLIERTGARKLIFQVGLYGQRLLWFPIALVPIWLLSQYGGKAQGLAIGLFLVLVLLMHCGQAVGGPAWMSWMADIVPDRVRGRYFSRRRQLGIFSALPAALLVGWVLDRYASGGNANDATVMSVCAKIFIVAAIFGLLDIVLFHWVPAVPKAPKRGAHLFQALSRPLRDRNFLWFAGFVATLTFAVSFMGTFVTLYVIEEAKVSGKGTQLMLLVAPLAAQLLVLPLWGRAVDRMGKKPVLKLSTLGFAPVAVGWCFMHSGNVWLGYVLSALGAAFWTGVEIANFNFVMQMAGGGDDDTANNRGTSYVAVNAVIVNIAGCMGGLASGAIAELMKDTTFQPFAFIRALNYYDVLFLLSFALRVMAVVVFLPHLHEPTAKRGREALRFMTINVYSNLYNLVLQPVRLVRSGGKGKRKDD; translated from the coding sequence ATGGCTTTGGTGACGGTCGCGTGGCTGTTCGGGTCGGTATGGGTCACGACCACCTCCGGCGCGCCGCTGACGATGTTTGCCCAGGCGCTGCACCTGTCCCGGTTCGAGTTCGGCGTGCTGTCGGCGCTGCCGTTCCTAGCGTCACTGCTATCGCTGCCAGCCAGCGTGCTCATCGAGCGTACCGGCGCGCGCAAACTCATCTTCCAGGTCGGCCTGTATGGCCAGCGGTTGCTATGGTTCCCGATCGCGCTCGTGCCGATCTGGCTGTTGAGCCAGTACGGCGGCAAGGCTCAGGGGTTGGCGATCGGGCTGTTTCTGGTGCTGGTGCTGCTGATGCACTGCGGGCAGGCGGTGGGCGGGCCCGCGTGGATGAGCTGGATGGCCGACATCGTGCCCGACCGGGTGCGCGGGCGCTACTTCTCGAGACGCCGGCAGTTGGGCATCTTCTCTGCGTTGCCCGCGGCGCTGCTGGTGGGGTGGGTGCTGGACCGCTACGCCAGTGGCGGGAACGCCAACGACGCGACGGTGATGTCGGTCTGCGCCAAGATCTTCATCGTCGCAGCGATTTTCGGCTTGTTGGACATCGTGCTGTTCCACTGGGTGCCGGCGGTGCCCAAGGCGCCCAAGCGAGGGGCACACCTGTTCCAGGCGCTGTCGCGGCCGCTGCGCGACCGGAACTTTCTGTGGTTTGCGGGTTTCGTGGCGACGCTGACGTTCGCGGTCAGCTTCATGGGCACGTTCGTCACGCTCTATGTGATCGAGGAGGCCAAGGTTAGCGGCAAGGGCACGCAGCTCATGCTGCTGGTCGCGCCACTGGCGGCGCAGTTGCTCGTGCTGCCACTTTGGGGGAGGGCGGTCGACCGCATGGGCAAGAAGCCGGTGCTGAAGCTGTCGACGCTGGGCTTCGCGCCGGTGGCTGTCGGCTGGTGCTTTATGCACAGCGGCAACGTCTGGCTCGGCTACGTGCTGAGCGCGTTGGGGGCGGCGTTCTGGACGGGCGTGGAGATCGCCAACTTCAACTTCGTCATGCAGATGGCCGGCGGTGGCGACGACGACACCGCCAACAACCGCGGCACGAGCTACGTCGCCGTGAACGCCGTCATCGTCAACATCGCCGGCTGTATGGGCGGGCTGGCCAGCGGGGCGATCGCCGAGCTGATGAAGGACACGACGTTTCAACCGTTCGCGTTCATCCGGGCGCTGAACTACTACGACGTGCTGTTCCTGCTGAGCTTCGCGCTGCGCGTCATGGCGGTCGTGGTCTTCCTCCCGCACCTGCACGAGCCCACCGCCAAACGCGGCCGCGAGGCGCTGCGGTTCATGACGATCAACGTTTACAGCAATCTGTACAATCTGGTATTGCAGCCGGTGCGGTTGGTGCGGTCGGGCGGGAAGGGAAAGCGGAAAGATGATTGA
- a CDS encoding DegT/DnrJ/EryC1/StrS family aminotransferase, whose product MPSPIPLSQPDITQIEIDAVVDVLHGTTLSIGPKLVEFERACAKVAGRQHGIGVNSGTSGLHLAMLAANIGPGDEVLTTPFSFVASANCILFVGAKPVFVDIDPLTMNVDVDKLEAAITPKTKAIVAVECFGHPGGMLEVEQIARRHELTLIEDCCEGFGGHSGERPIGSFGRAGVYAFYPNKQITTGEGGMIVTDDDTFAATCRALRNQGREGMAWLAHQRLGYNYRLSEINAALGVAQVSRLDEILEKRRQVAHVYMERLMTNKYLILPTLDDETHMSWFVFVVRLNDLFEPGDRDAVMQELRAEGIGCNNYFPPIHLQPYMAEATGHKDGDFPVCEYVAARTLALPFYGALSTRDVNRVCDELEQAIDKVLTGRKDRRF is encoded by the coding sequence ATGCCCTCCCCCATCCCCCTCTCCCAGCCCGACATCACGCAAATCGAGATCGACGCCGTCGTGGACGTGCTGCACGGCACGACGCTGTCCATTGGCCCGAAGCTGGTCGAGTTCGAGCGCGCCTGCGCCAAGGTCGCTGGCCGGCAGCATGGCATCGGCGTCAACAGTGGCACCAGTGGACTGCACCTTGCCATGCTGGCAGCCAACATCGGGCCTGGTGATGAAGTGCTGACCACGCCCTTCTCGTTCGTGGCGTCGGCCAACTGCATCCTGTTCGTCGGGGCCAAGCCGGTCTTCGTTGACATTGACCCGCTGACGATGAACGTCGACGTCGACAAGCTTGAGGCCGCCATTACGCCCAAGACCAAGGCGATCGTCGCCGTCGAATGCTTCGGTCACCCCGGTGGAATGCTCGAGGTTGAACAGATTGCCCGCCGGCATGAGCTGACGCTGATCGAGGACTGCTGCGAAGGCTTCGGTGGGCACAGCGGTGAACGGCCGATCGGCTCGTTCGGCCGGGCGGGCGTCTACGCGTTCTACCCCAACAAGCAGATCACCACGGGTGAAGGCGGGATGATCGTCACCGACGACGACACCTTCGCCGCCACTTGCCGGGCGCTGCGCAACCAGGGCCGCGAGGGCATGGCGTGGCTGGCGCACCAGCGGCTCGGCTACAACTACCGGTTAAGCGAGATCAACGCCGCCTTGGGCGTGGCGCAGGTGAGCCGGTTGGATGAAATTCTCGAAAAACGCCGTCAAGTCGCCCATGTCTACATGGAACGGCTAATGACCAACAAGTACCTGATCCTGCCGACCCTGGATGACGAAACGCACATGAGCTGGTTCGTCTTCGTCGTACGCCTCAACGACCTCTTCGAGCCCGGCGATCGCGACGCCGTGATGCAGGAACTGCGGGCCGAGGGCATTGGCTGCAACAACTACTTCCCCCCCATTCACCTTCAGCCCTACATGGCCGAAGCCACCGGTCACAAGGACGGCGACTTCCCCGTCTGCGAGTACGTCGCCGCCCGGACGCTAGCGCTGCCGTTCTACGGCGCATTGAGCACCCGCGACGTGAACCGCGTTTGCGACGAGTTGGAACAGGCGATCGATAAGGTGCTAACGGGCCGGAAAGATAGGCGGTTCTAG
- a CDS encoding type II toxin-antitoxin system HicB family antitoxin — translation MFKIDLEREVDGRWIAEVAELPGVLAYGQTREEAVRRVQSLSLRVVAERVRHGEDL, via the coding sequence ATGTTCAAGATCGACCTCGAGCGCGAGGTGGACGGCCGGTGGATCGCCGAGGTCGCGGAACTTCCCGGTGTGCTGGCGTACGGGCAGACCCGCGAAGAAGCCGTGCGCCGCGTACAATCGCTTTCGCTTCGCGTCGTGGCGGAACGCGTTAGGCACGGCGAGGACCTCTGA
- a CDS encoding DUF705 domain-containing protein, which translates to MTNDRPHPPLVVFVDVDDTLIRSVGTKRIPISATIDHVRSLHADGAVLYCWSSGGGEYARTIAQELMIDHYFVAFLPKPQVLVDDQEVGDWRRLLTIHPMQCETESVASYRLALEAR; encoded by the coding sequence ATGACGAACGATCGACCACACCCCCCGCTCGTTGTTTTTGTAGATGTCGACGACACTCTAATTCGCTCCGTTGGAACAAAGCGAATTCCGATCAGCGCGACGATCGATCACGTTCGGTCATTGCATGCCGACGGTGCGGTGCTGTATTGCTGGAGTTCGGGTGGTGGCGAGTACGCCAGGACGATCGCACAGGAGTTGATGATCGACCACTACTTCGTAGCGTTCCTGCCAAAGCCGCAGGTGCTCGTGGATGACCAAGAGGTCGGCGACTGGCGAAGATTGCTCACCATCCATCCGATGCAGTGCGAAACGGAATCGGTGGCCAGCTATCGACTCGCGCTCGAAGCCCGTTGA
- a CDS encoding ABC transporter transmembrane domain-containing protein, with amino-acid sequence MIISIICALFVGVAFTGGITAMLPIMRVLLNNQTVAEWANGQIAEKRLGVQLSDDTADVRVLRVEDGSPADRAGLKPTDIVSAETDTGQERRNKLKYLADPSVQQATVADKLVNLEPAPAYLNLSGNIAAKFPERPLYAIAVAFGIIAVITTIGNVIRFFQEYLADRAAILAVRDIRRHLYDHVLHVPMSFFGQKGTSDVTSRLVTDAQGLQEGFRLVLGQSIQEPIKVAFALGLALFLSWKLTLFIVLFGPIMFLIIKKFGKKMRRASREAMAKSSSMLGQIEGTLIGIRVVKGANAERFERRRYAGIMGQLSVEQLRMSRYDALSSPIIETLSLFVIGGVVLFASYLVLEAHTLEKTTFFLVMVCLGGIGESLRRTSKVNNLLQRSNAAATRIFETIDLPSEKSRTEEEKALPRVRLKPITQEVRFENISFTYPGATTPALVDVSLAVPKGKSVAVVGRNGSGKTTLLALLPRFYDPTLGRVSIDGVDVRNVTRNSLRDQISLVTQDSVIFPGTVAENVAYGHPLAHLLRSTTPRALATTRQLRADVENAAKRAFAHEFILEKNGGYDHFLDGLGGGLSGGQKQRLNIARAILRQSPILILDEATSQVDAESEHLIQQAIESLMHERTTFVIAHRFSTIMSADTIVVMDKGRIVGQGKHDELLETCKTYAQLYERQLFGGTGA; translated from the coding sequence GTGATCATTTCGATCATCTGCGCGCTCTTCGTCGGCGTGGCGTTCACCGGTGGCATCACGGCGATGCTGCCGATCATGCGCGTGCTGCTGAACAACCAGACTGTGGCGGAATGGGCGAACGGGCAGATCGCCGAGAAGCGGCTGGGCGTCCAACTGTCCGACGACACCGCCGACGTGCGGGTGCTGCGCGTTGAGGACGGCAGCCCCGCCGACCGAGCAGGGCTGAAGCCGACGGACATCGTGTCGGCCGAGACCGATACCGGCCAAGAGCGCCGCAACAAACTGAAGTACTTAGCGGACCCATCCGTTCAGCAGGCGACCGTCGCCGACAAACTGGTCAACCTGGAACCCGCGCCGGCCTACCTGAACCTGAGCGGCAACATCGCGGCCAAGTTCCCCGAACGGCCGCTGTACGCGATCGCGGTGGCGTTCGGCATCATCGCGGTCATCACCACGATCGGGAACGTCATCCGCTTCTTCCAAGAATACCTCGCCGACCGGGCCGCCATTCTTGCGGTGCGCGACATCCGGCGGCACCTGTACGACCACGTGCTGCACGTGCCGATGTCGTTCTTCGGACAAAAGGGGACCAGCGACGTCACCAGCCGACTGGTCACCGATGCGCAGGGCCTGCAGGAAGGTTTCCGCCTCGTGTTGGGCCAAAGCATTCAGGAACCGATCAAGGTCGCGTTCGCGCTGGGACTGGCACTGTTTCTCAGTTGGAAGCTGACGCTCTTCATCGTGCTGTTCGGGCCGATCATGTTCCTGATCATCAAGAAGTTCGGCAAGAAGATGCGCCGCGCCAGCCGCGAGGCCATGGCCAAGTCGTCGAGCATGCTGGGACAGATCGAAGGGACGCTGATCGGCATAAGAGTCGTGAAGGGCGCCAACGCCGAGCGGTTCGAGCGCCGGCGCTACGCGGGCATTATGGGTCAGCTGAGCGTCGAGCAGCTCCGCATGAGCCGCTACGACGCGCTGAGCTCGCCGATCATCGAGACGCTGTCGCTGTTCGTCATCGGCGGGGTGGTGCTGTTCGCATCGTACCTCGTGCTGGAGGCGCACACGCTCGAGAAGACGACCTTCTTCCTCGTGATGGTCTGCCTAGGTGGCATTGGTGAGAGCCTGAGGCGGACGAGCAAGGTGAATAACCTTTTGCAGCGATCGAACGCCGCCGCGACGCGCATTTTTGAGACGATTGACTTGCCGTCGGAGAAGTCGCGCACGGAGGAGGAAAAGGCCCTGCCGCGCGTGCGGCTCAAGCCGATCACGCAGGAAGTGCGGTTCGAGAACATCAGCTTCACCTACCCCGGCGCCACGACGCCGGCGTTGGTCGACGTCAGCCTGGCGGTGCCCAAGGGCAAGAGCGTTGCGGTCGTGGGGCGCAACGGCAGTGGCAAGACGACCCTGCTGGCGCTGCTGCCGCGTTTTTACGACCCCACGCTGGGGCGGGTTTCGATCGATGGCGTCGACGTGCGCAACGTCACCCGCAACAGCCTCCGTGACCAGATCAGCCTGGTGACGCAGGACAGCGTGATTTTCCCCGGCACCGTCGCCGAGAACGTCGCCTACGGCCACCCACTGGCGCACCTGCTGCGGTCAACGACGCCCCGGGCGCTCGCCACGACGCGCCAATTGCGTGCTGATGTCGAAAACGCCGCCAAGCGGGCGTTTGCCCACGAGTTCATCCTGGAAAAGAACGGCGGGTACGACCACTTCCTCGACGGGTTGGGGGGTGGGCTCTCCGGCGGTCAGAAGCAGCGCCTGAACATCGCCCGCGCCATCCTACGGCAGTCGCCGATCCTGATTCTCGACGAGGCCACCAGTCAGGTGGATGCTGAGAGCGAACACTTGATCCAGCAGGCGATCGAAAGCCTGATGCACGAGCGTACCACGTTCGTCATTGCCCACCGCTTCAGCACCATCATGTCGGCCGACACGATTGTGGTGATGGACAAGGGTCGCATCGTCGGCCAGGGCAAGCATGACGAACTGCTGGAGACGTGCAAAACCTACGCGCAGCTGTACGAACGCCAACTGTTCGGTGGCACCGGCGCGTAA